The Phycisphaeraceae bacterium genome window below encodes:
- the rpsI gene encoding 30S ribosomal protein S9 → MTTFTTANETPAVGPDPRGWWWATGRRKTAIARLRLRAGGSGDFTINGRPLEEFFVEERDRKAILAVLDKTGTRSKVEIKATTTGGGFTGQAGAVILALGRALTNFDSSLEPTLREHGYLTRDARKVERKKYGQAGARRRFQFSKR, encoded by the coding sequence ATGACGACCTTCACCACCGCAAATGAAACCCCCGCCGTCGGCCCGGATCCGCGCGGCTGGTGGTGGGCCACGGGACGCCGCAAGACGGCGATCGCCCGACTTCGTCTGCGGGCCGGTGGCAGTGGTGACTTCACGATCAATGGTCGTCCCCTCGAAGAGTTCTTCGTCGAAGAGCGCGATCGCAAGGCCATCCTCGCGGTGCTCGACAAGACGGGGACCCGTTCGAAGGTCGAGATCAAGGCCACCACCACCGGTGGCGGCTTTACGGGACAGGCCGGTGCGGTGATCCTCGCCCTCGGTCGAGCGCTCACCAACTTCGACTCGAGTCTCGAGCCAACCCTGCGCGAGCATGGCTACTTGACCCGCGACGCCCGCAAGGTCGAGCGGAAGAAGTACGGCCAGGCTGGCGCTCGTCGTCGATTCCAGTTCAGCAAGCGCTGA
- a CDS encoding choice-of-anchor A family protein, with translation MSRLCSKVVSALAVACAMTMSASANVLYDWNLVVLGNLSSTSEVGGRAFIGGNLGGSASNWAYQLNPAVNWLGIDTLVVGGNITASNLNIQAGNLRLGGSSSANLNFNGGGSLILDPTVSSQIPGIAAQLTATSSALAALTTNSTVVTPGGQPGAAVFNANPVNGVAVFSVAASSLFSNGLVQQIELNANGASSIVVNVTGQNVLYNSGNFVGAFTSNFARANVIWNFVDATDINLQRGFNGAILAPNAHLTNINDIDGSVFVGSFSQFGEVHLPNYTGVIPAPGAALLLTAAGVLAGRRRRAA, from the coding sequence ATGAGTCGCCTTTGCTCCAAGGTTGTTTCGGCGCTGGCGGTGGCCTGCGCCATGACGATGTCTGCGTCGGCCAATGTGCTGTATGACTGGAATCTGGTCGTTCTCGGCAATCTCTCGAGCACTTCGGAGGTTGGCGGTCGTGCGTTCATCGGAGGCAATCTCGGTGGCTCCGCATCGAACTGGGCGTACCAGTTGAATCCGGCGGTCAACTGGCTGGGCATCGACACCCTCGTCGTCGGCGGCAACATCACCGCGTCGAACCTCAACATCCAGGCGGGGAATCTGCGGCTCGGTGGGAGCTCGTCGGCGAACCTGAACTTCAATGGCGGTGGATCGCTCATCCTCGACCCGACCGTCTCCAGTCAGATTCCCGGGATCGCCGCTCAGCTCACCGCGACTTCGTCGGCGCTCGCGGCCTTGACGACGAACAGCACCGTGGTCACGCCCGGAGGCCAGCCCGGCGCTGCCGTCTTCAACGCCAATCCGGTCAACGGCGTTGCCGTCTTCAGTGTGGCGGCCTCGTCACTTTTCTCGAATGGCCTGGTGCAGCAGATCGAGCTGAACGCCAACGGTGCTTCGTCGATCGTCGTGAATGTGACCGGTCAGAATGTCCTCTACAACAGCGGCAACTTCGTCGGCGCGTTCACCTCGAACTTCGCGCGGGCGAATGTCATCTGGAACTTCGTCGACGCGACGGACATCAATCTCCAGCGGGGCTTCAATGGCGCCATTCTGGCGCCCAACGCCCACCTCACGAACATCAATGACATCGACGGGTCGGTCTTCGTCGGGTCGTTCAGTCAGTTCGGCGAAGTTCACCTTCCGAACTACACCGGCGTCATTCCCGCTCCCGGAGCGGCCCTGCTTCTGACGGCGGCGGGCGTGCTCGCCGGTCGGCGCCGGCGCGCCGCGTAA
- a CDS encoding DinB family protein, protein MSTAIIDRYESQAGSLHAWIDGLSAADLDAHPIAGTWSMRELVIHMLDSDLAYGHRMRKLAAEKKPLIMGYDETLWSANAALQAGDLKVVASIFELHRRWVAAFLRALPANAWTREGIHSERGIVTIEKLVRTMTEHVPHHATFVAAKREKLGKPLREAVGAF, encoded by the coding sequence ATGAGCACTGCAATCATCGACCGCTACGAATCCCAGGCTGGCTCGCTTCATGCGTGGATCGACGGTCTCTCGGCCGCCGATCTCGATGCGCATCCCATCGCCGGGACATGGAGCATGCGCGAACTTGTCATTCACATGTTGGACAGCGATCTTGCCTACGGTCACCGCATGCGCAAGCTCGCGGCAGAGAAGAAGCCGCTCATCATGGGCTATGACGAAACGCTGTGGTCGGCGAATGCCGCGCTTCAGGCGGGCGACCTGAAGGTGGTGGCCTCGATCTTCGAGCTGCATCGCCGGTGGGTTGCCGCATTCCTGCGAGCGCTTCCCGCCAACGCGTGGACCCGCGAGGGTATTCACAGCGAGCGCGGCATCGTGACCATCGAGAAGCTCGTCCGCACGATGACCGAGCATGTGCCTCACCACGCGACCTTCGTCGCGGCGAAGCGCGAGAAGCTCGGCAAGCCGCTGCGCGAAGCGGTCGGAGCGTTCTGA
- the rplM gene encoding 50S ribosomal protein L13, whose product MPRQTFHAQPGQVKTSWRHVDASGQVLGRLATEVATVLMGKHRPEYTPNVDTGDAVIITNAAKVVLTGRKAEQKTLRRWSGYPGGLKVHTYGDLLEKNPERLVTAAIVRMLPRGRLGRKIARKLRVYAGEQHEQTAQQPIPLETSASKR is encoded by the coding sequence ATGCCCCGCCAGACTTTCCATGCCCAGCCCGGACAGGTCAAGACCTCGTGGCGTCATGTCGACGCTTCAGGTCAGGTCCTTGGCCGTCTCGCCACCGAAGTTGCGACCGTGCTCATGGGCAAGCATCGCCCCGAGTACACACCCAATGTCGACACCGGTGATGCGGTCATCATCACCAATGCCGCCAAGGTCGTCCTGACCGGTCGGAAGGCCGAGCAGAAGACGCTCCGTCGCTGGTCGGGCTACCCGGGTGGCCTCAAGGTGCACACTTACGGCGACCTTCTCGAGAAGAACCCCGAGCGCCTCGTGACGGCGGCCATCGTTCGCATGCTGCCGCGTGGGCGCCTCGGACGCAAGATCGCTCGCAAGCTCCGCGTCTACGCGGGCGAGCAGCATGAGCAGACGGCCCAGCAGCCGATTCCGCTTGAGACCTCCGCGTCGAAGCGCTGA
- a CDS encoding DUF1080 domain-containing protein encodes MCTRSSRADARGRGLHGLPLHAFVTLLLTSHAVGIAAASSVAAGSEQVLPAGGAGTAAGGDWLDLNSLEHWVVVNGTSTTWRQEGDELISTGVPYGMLRTRRPFTNFILELEWKHIDPRGNAGIFIWGDPIPAKGVPFPRSIEVQVMLTDDVHDEQGRLLYTGQGDIFSIHGARCTPVNPHPAGWQRALPAARHTKGAGEWNHYRIEARDGTITLSVNGHQVSEVRDGNPRSGFLSLEPEGSEIRFRNIRLKELPVGESSEEGSPSLAMRGGDGWKTLFGADLAPWKLDTELAKHWSVHGTTLRFDGRGGDLWTRESFGDFDLVVDWRWTKEHQGLMHRPVILPDGSEATHEDGSVKTVEVEERDSGIFLRGSTKAQVNMWMWPVGSGEIYGYRVDPASSAELRAACTPNHPADAPVGQWNRFEISVRGSSVTVHLNGTLVIDGAELPGLPPRGPIGLQSHGSPVEFMNIFVRPYP; translated from the coding sequence ATGTGCACGCGTTCTTCGAGAGCCGACGCTCGAGGCAGAGGTCTGCACGGCCTCCCGCTCCACGCCTTCGTGACCCTCCTGCTCACTTCACACGCCGTCGGCATCGCCGCAGCAAGTTCGGTCGCGGCCGGGTCGGAGCAGGTGTTGCCCGCGGGTGGGGCCGGAACCGCCGCAGGGGGCGACTGGCTGGACCTCAACTCGCTCGAACACTGGGTCGTCGTCAACGGCACATCAACCACATGGCGGCAGGAGGGAGACGAACTCATCTCCACGGGCGTGCCCTATGGCATGCTGCGCACTCGCCGCCCCTTCACCAACTTCATTCTCGAGTTGGAGTGGAAGCACATTGACCCTCGCGGCAATGCGGGGATCTTCATCTGGGGTGATCCAATTCCCGCGAAGGGGGTCCCCTTCCCGCGATCGATCGAAGTGCAGGTGATGCTGACCGACGATGTACACGATGAGCAGGGGCGCCTGCTCTACACAGGGCAGGGGGACATCTTCTCGATTCACGGTGCCCGATGCACACCCGTCAATCCGCATCCGGCAGGGTGGCAGCGTGCGCTTCCAGCGGCGCGCCACACGAAGGGCGCTGGGGAGTGGAATCACTATCGCATCGAGGCGCGCGACGGCACCATCACGCTCTCGGTGAACGGACACCAGGTCTCCGAAGTCCGTGATGGCAACCCGCGAAGCGGCTTCCTCTCGCTCGAACCCGAGGGCAGCGAGATCCGCTTCCGCAACATCCGACTCAAGGAGTTGCCGGTCGGAGAAAGCAGCGAGGAAGGTTCACCGAGTCTTGCCATGCGTGGGGGTGACGGGTGGAAGACACTCTTCGGCGCCGACCTCGCACCCTGGAAGCTCGACACCGAACTCGCGAAACACTGGAGCGTCCACGGCACCACGCTGCGCTTCGACGGGCGAGGTGGCGACCTCTGGACGCGAGAGAGTTTCGGTGACTTCGACCTCGTGGTGGACTGGCGCTGGACGAAGGAGCACCAGGGACTCATGCACCGCCCAGTCATCCTCCCCGACGGGAGCGAGGCAACACACGAGGATGGTTCGGTGAAGACCGTGGAGGTTGAGGAGAGGGACAGCGGCATCTTCCTGCGCGGCTCCACGAAGGCGCAGGTCAACATGTGGATGTGGCCGGTCGGCAGCGGGGAGATCTACGGCTATCGAGTCGATCCGGCGTCATCTGCAGAGCTTCGTGCGGCGTGCACGCCGAACCACCCGGCGGATGCTCCAGTGGGACAGTGGAATCGCTTTGAGATTTCCGTCCGCGGATCGAGCGTCACCGTGCACCTCAACGGCACGCTGGTGATTGACGGCGCGGAACTACCCGGACTGCCGCCGCGCGGACCCATCGGACTTCAAAGCCACGGTTCGCCGGTCGAGTTCATGAACATCTTCGTCAGGCCGTATCCGTGA
- a CDS encoding HNH endonuclease, which translates to MTPVASALDARVLVLNRLYNAIRVIEARRAFNMLLKGVAEVIAVEGGNYVNYSFDSWQDAAEFQRAYEIDEHDWVFTTRVVIAVPKIIRLLGYDRIPREAVKLNRRNIYARDGNRCQYCGKHFSTRELTLDHVRPRVQGGENTWANLVCACVKCNARKGGRTPQQAGMTLIRAPIRPRRNPAITIRLGSPRYQSWKAFLDEAYWTVELQ; encoded by the coding sequence ATGACGCCGGTCGCTTCTGCGCTCGACGCCAGAGTTCTGGTCCTCAATCGGCTCTACAACGCCATCAGGGTCATCGAAGCCCGCCGCGCCTTCAACATGCTGCTGAAGGGCGTCGCGGAGGTGATCGCGGTCGAGGGTGGGAACTATGTCAACTACAGCTTCGACTCGTGGCAGGATGCCGCGGAGTTCCAGCGCGCCTATGAGATCGACGAGCACGACTGGGTCTTCACCACCCGCGTGGTCATCGCCGTGCCGAAGATCATCAGGCTGCTGGGCTACGACCGGATCCCGCGCGAAGCCGTGAAGCTCAATCGGCGCAACATCTACGCGCGCGACGGGAATCGCTGCCAGTACTGCGGCAAGCACTTCTCAACGCGCGAGCTCACCCTCGACCATGTCCGTCCGCGCGTGCAGGGCGGTGAGAACACCTGGGCCAACCTCGTCTGCGCTTGCGTCAAGTGCAACGCCCGCAAGGGTGGCCGCACACCCCAGCAGGCGGGCATGACGCTGATCCGAGCACCGATACGCCCGCGGCGCAATCCAGCCATCACTATCCGGCTTGGAAGTCCTCGATACCAGAGCTGGAAGGCGTTCCTTGACGAGGCGTACTGGACGGTCGAACTCCAGTAG
- a CDS encoding protein kinase — protein sequence MVEAAIKLPHAERVAAIIRECQEDQALAAEALAMLRASESAEATAVPPSEPQESAPTISVFRGAAASSHPQPRGDSAPREPRSDGGAAEAAAPKQGGGAGAATDAPSSMPSIGPYQITRRLGEGGFGEVFLAEQSVPIRRRVALKLLKPGMDSQAIVGRFEAERQALAMMDHPHIARVLDAGTTEQGQPYFVMEFVEGVPITTYAEHRSLGIRERLELFQQVCSAIEHAHAKGVIHRDIKPSNVIASTVDDRPFVKVIDFGIAKAVGGALTDRPTMTEEFQVIGTPSYMSPEQARGSLDIDTRTDVYALGILLYELLTGTTPIDRKRLKSAAWMEMLRIIIEEEPPPPSSRISQTTVSGSASSSVPMPVPRLVAAVRGDLDWIVMKAIEKTPQRRYRSAAELAEDIARSLRGDPIMAAPPSAAYRARKFVRRHRWPVAAATAVLASLLLGLVGTSVGFYKFAKQAELERVARRDADAAKVLAEQEAKRATEALAAAEAARAAAVEASDLVVRNDAISRVQTAALSADLLDFATVRAQLDGVPEEMRGWEWRWIDARCNESDLTLIEGVDGLMTNAVTSTAIQLTPEGRRLLICPIGAAPILIDPFSRQVVAKLEQEGDGKAAEARGPGVRLIQGTLMKSPSAVQSAEFSSDGRLVLTGALATGVRIWNADSGAFVRALGGPLFVALSATFSPNGDLVAAVEVDAGGGQSKVKVWPTTGGEHLCEIDCGANISLIAFSPDGGALVTANWDGLVAAWNPSTGEKIAERRGPKAIFNRIEFIEGLNSFVVSALNGTIVGMRGDQAPSVFRLSAQDLVGSVALSPSRDLLVAQTVRGTVVAWNPDTTERLLDLEVTGDALRATALLFSPQGSQLFIGTECGAIEILDMHSGGRIGHLYGHTAPVFALRWMHDGRLLSASRDGSVRLWDLRVLDRVDEFRGTVGFRMPTEGPDGITMIVPLRSAATKVGAIEPPPSSLGSLARSRETTAARAPLTVARIFDGAPVAYLENHGRVTLNARFVDGGALIAGRNGSDQALLWSDSGSLREVLANSAEGVAAVSGSTASSLLLLRSASGEVSVWNATSGSRLHDLRMQDLKWTDANFGEDGSTAVTVTADGVAVVWNAVSATAVATIRPAARIASPRTSLSKSGQHIAVWGPGSSEVLVNDARTGQAIGSIDLGSSNRVTQFLDGLPVIFDEARDRVLVGTSDGSILVWAMESREIVAVLGPDTSEIMSLALSPDGTRLLSVARRGPMRLWCPEHLSHLLAIPIEANMLYNAVFTADGSRIMLKKDLGFLVYDSVPASERLLELALVPAIDAAGGAGLLDDDLAEERE from the coding sequence ATGGTCGAGGCCGCGATCAAACTCCCGCACGCGGAGCGAGTGGCCGCGATCATCAGGGAGTGTCAAGAGGACCAGGCTCTTGCCGCAGAGGCGCTGGCCATGCTGCGCGCTTCTGAGTCAGCGGAGGCGACCGCCGTGCCACCCTCGGAGCCCCAGGAGTCGGCACCCACGATCTCCGTGTTCCGAGGCGCGGCGGCCAGTTCGCATCCCCAGCCGAGAGGCGACTCCGCGCCGCGCGAACCTCGATCCGACGGTGGTGCAGCGGAAGCGGCTGCGCCGAAGCAAGGTGGCGGCGCCGGAGCGGCGACAGATGCGCCGTCGTCCATGCCCAGCATCGGTCCGTATCAGATCACTCGGCGGCTCGGCGAGGGCGGCTTCGGCGAAGTCTTTCTGGCCGAGCAGAGCGTGCCGATTCGTCGGCGCGTCGCGCTCAAGCTCCTCAAACCCGGCATGGACAGTCAGGCGATCGTGGGGAGATTCGAGGCGGAGCGGCAAGCGTTGGCGATGATGGATCACCCGCACATCGCCCGCGTGCTCGATGCGGGCACCACCGAGCAAGGTCAACCGTACTTCGTGATGGAGTTCGTCGAGGGAGTACCGATCACCACCTACGCCGAGCACCGCTCCTTGGGCATTCGCGAGCGCCTGGAGCTCTTCCAGCAGGTCTGTTCGGCGATCGAGCACGCGCACGCCAAGGGGGTCATTCACCGCGACATCAAGCCAAGCAATGTGATCGCGAGCACCGTGGACGATCGACCCTTTGTGAAGGTGATCGACTTCGGCATTGCCAAGGCGGTGGGAGGGGCTCTCACGGATCGCCCGACCATGACGGAGGAGTTCCAGGTGATCGGAACGCCCTCCTACATGAGCCCCGAGCAGGCGCGTGGTTCTCTGGACATCGATACGCGCACCGATGTCTACGCGCTGGGCATTCTGCTCTACGAGCTGCTCACCGGCACCACGCCGATTGATCGCAAGCGATTGAAGTCGGCCGCGTGGATGGAGATGCTCCGGATCATCATCGAGGAGGAGCCGCCTCCGCCCTCGTCGAGAATTTCGCAGACAACGGTCTCCGGATCGGCCTCGTCGTCGGTGCCCATGCCGGTTCCGCGGCTCGTCGCAGCGGTTCGAGGCGATCTCGACTGGATCGTCATGAAGGCCATCGAGAAGACGCCGCAGCGCCGGTACCGCTCCGCCGCGGAACTCGCCGAGGACATTGCTCGATCACTGCGCGGCGATCCGATCATGGCTGCTCCGCCGAGTGCGGCATACCGCGCGAGGAAGTTCGTGCGTCGGCATCGATGGCCGGTCGCCGCCGCCACCGCCGTGCTTGCTTCGCTGCTTCTTGGGCTCGTGGGAACGAGCGTCGGGTTCTACAAGTTCGCGAAGCAGGCGGAGTTGGAGCGGGTTGCACGCAGGGATGCCGACGCCGCGAAGGTGCTGGCCGAGCAGGAAGCGAAGCGTGCGACCGAGGCGCTTGCGGCAGCGGAGGCTGCACGCGCCGCGGCGGTCGAGGCGAGTGATCTCGTCGTGCGCAACGATGCGATCTCCCGCGTGCAGACCGCGGCCCTCTCCGCGGATCTCCTCGACTTCGCCACCGTTCGAGCGCAACTCGACGGGGTTCCTGAAGAGATGCGTGGCTGGGAGTGGCGGTGGATCGATGCACGATGCAATGAGAGCGACTTGACGCTCATCGAAGGTGTCGATGGACTCATGACCAACGCAGTCACGAGCACGGCGATCCAACTGACCCCGGAAGGCCGGCGGTTGCTCATCTGCCCGATTGGTGCGGCTCCGATCCTCATCGACCCCTTCAGTCGGCAGGTTGTGGCCAAGCTTGAGCAGGAGGGTGATGGCAAGGCCGCCGAGGCGCGGGGGCCTGGAGTCCGGTTGATCCAAGGCACGCTGATGAAGAGTCCGAGCGCCGTTCAGAGCGCCGAGTTCTCATCCGATGGCAGGCTGGTTCTCACCGGCGCTCTGGCCACGGGTGTCCGGATCTGGAATGCCGATTCAGGGGCGTTCGTTCGAGCCTTGGGAGGTCCGCTCTTCGTGGCGCTCTCCGCCACCTTCTCCCCCAATGGTGACTTGGTGGCCGCCGTCGAGGTGGACGCTGGAGGCGGGCAGAGCAAGGTCAAGGTGTGGCCGACGACGGGAGGCGAGCATCTCTGCGAAATCGATTGCGGAGCCAACATCTCCCTGATCGCGTTCTCACCCGACGGCGGCGCCCTCGTGACGGCCAATTGGGACGGGCTTGTCGCGGCGTGGAACCCATCGACCGGCGAGAAGATCGCTGAGCGCCGGGGACCCAAGGCGATCTTCAACCGCATTGAGTTCATCGAAGGGTTGAACTCCTTCGTTGTGTCCGCACTGAACGGAACAATCGTCGGCATGCGGGGCGATCAGGCGCCCAGCGTCTTCCGGCTCTCGGCGCAGGACCTGGTGGGCAGCGTGGCTCTCAGTCCGAGCCGCGACCTGCTTGTTGCCCAAACCGTCCGAGGAACCGTCGTCGCGTGGAACCCCGACACAACCGAGAGGCTTCTTGACTTGGAGGTGACGGGAGATGCGCTGCGGGCCACAGCGCTCCTCTTCTCGCCGCAAGGATCGCAGCTCTTCATTGGCACCGAGTGCGGAGCAATCGAGATCCTGGACATGCACTCAGGAGGCCGAATCGGTCATCTCTACGGCCACACGGCGCCGGTGTTCGCCTTGCGATGGATGCACGACGGGCGGCTGCTCAGTGCGTCTCGGGACGGCTCGGTGCGCCTATGGGATCTTCGCGTGCTCGATCGCGTCGATGAGTTCCGTGGCACCGTCGGGTTCCGCATGCCAACCGAGGGACCCGACGGCATCACCATGATTGTGCCGCTTCGCTCGGCCGCAACCAAGGTCGGCGCCATCGAACCTCCGCCCAGCTCGCTGGGATCGCTCGCGCGATCGAGGGAGACCACTGCGGCGAGGGCGCCTCTCACGGTCGCGCGAATCTTTGATGGCGCGCCGGTCGCGTACCTGGAGAACCATGGGCGAGTCACGCTCAACGCACGGTTCGTGGATGGTGGGGCGCTCATCGCCGGTAGGAACGGATCGGATCAAGCGCTGCTCTGGAGCGACTCCGGGAGCCTTCGAGAAGTGTTGGCGAATTCGGCTGAAGGTGTCGCCGCCGTGAGTGGAAGCACGGCGAGCAGCCTGCTCCTCTTGCGGAGCGCAAGCGGTGAGGTCAGCGTCTGGAACGCCACTTCGGGATCACGGCTTCACGATCTGCGGATGCAGGATCTCAAGTGGACAGACGCCAACTTTGGCGAAGATGGATCCACCGCCGTCACGGTGACCGCGGATGGGGTGGCCGTCGTCTGGAACGCGGTCAGCGCCACGGCCGTGGCAACGATTCGGCCCGCGGCCAGGATCGCGTCTCCTCGAACATCCCTTTCCAAGAGCGGCCAGCACATCGCGGTGTGGGGTCCAGGGAGTTCAGAGGTTCTTGTGAACGATGCTCGAACCGGGCAGGCGATCGGATCGATCGACCTTGGGAGCAGCAATCGAGTCACTCAGTTCCTCGATGGATTGCCAGTCATCTTCGACGAGGCCCGAGATCGCGTGCTCGTTGGCACCAGCGACGGCAGCATCCTTGTCTGGGCCATGGAGAGTCGTGAGATCGTCGCGGTGCTCGGTCCCGACACGAGTGAGATCATGAGTCTCGCGCTCTCACCAGATGGGACACGGCTCCTCTCCGTGGCCAGAAGAGGCCCGATGCGGCTCTGGTGCCCGGAGCATCTCTCGCACCTGCTGGCCATACCGATCGAAGCCAACATGCTGTACAACGCCGTGTTCACCGCCGATGGGTCGCGGATCATGTTGAAGAAGGACCTCGGCTTCCTGGTCTACGACTCGGTGCCGGCATCGGAGCGGCTTCTGGAACTGGCGCTAGTTCCCGCGATAGACGCAGCGGGTGGTGCAGGTCTCCTCGACGATGATCTCGCAGAGGAGCGGGAGTGA
- a CDS encoding menaquinone biosynthesis protein, translating into MASLSTTPFRLGVVRYLNTLPLIHGLDRLHGLELVHDVPARLIERLAADEVEMALCSTIDLSAASPSFEVVPVGCLACHGETLTVRLFARRPLHEVRTLHADAESHTSVALARILLRELHGISPEIVPWRDGDGAPEWSTVGDALLLIGDKAVLRAPPESHFPVRMDLGEAWAALTGLPFVFAIWMTRDQRSAEQAQRRQTVAAILDHQRRHNRTRIDWIASRHAAARGWDEALARRYLGELLDFEFTARHQQGLERFLSLAAQHGVIPSTPKVRVAAERAEARAFTSGLLDKANGTTSAHPAGVH; encoded by the coding sequence ATGGCGTCTCTTTCCACCACTCCGTTCAGGCTCGGGGTCGTTCGATATCTGAACACGCTGCCGCTGATCCATGGGCTCGATCGTCTCCACGGACTTGAGCTGGTCCATGATGTCCCCGCGCGTCTGATTGAACGGCTCGCCGCCGACGAAGTCGAGATGGCGCTCTGCTCGACGATCGACCTGTCGGCGGCGTCGCCAAGCTTCGAAGTGGTCCCCGTGGGATGTCTTGCGTGCCATGGCGAGACGCTGACGGTCCGTCTCTTTGCGCGGCGGCCCCTCCACGAAGTGCGCACCCTGCACGCCGATGCGGAGAGTCACACCTCGGTTGCGCTCGCGCGGATCCTTCTTCGCGAACTGCACGGGATCTCGCCCGAGATCGTGCCGTGGCGAGATGGCGATGGCGCTCCAGAGTGGTCGACCGTGGGCGATGCGCTCCTGCTCATTGGTGACAAGGCTGTCTTGCGGGCACCGCCCGAGTCGCACTTTCCGGTGCGCATGGATCTTGGTGAAGCGTGGGCTGCGCTCACCGGGCTTCCCTTCGTCTTCGCCATCTGGATGACGCGGGATCAGCGAAGCGCTGAGCAGGCGCAGCGGCGTCAGACCGTCGCCGCCATCCTTGATCATCAGCGGCGCCACAACCGAACGCGCATCGACTGGATTGCCTCGCGTCACGCCGCGGCGCGGGGCTGGGACGAGGCGCTCGCCCGGCGCTACCTCGGTGAACTTCTCGACTTCGAGTTCACCGCACGGCATCAGCAGGGGCTCGAACGATTCCTCTCACTCGCCGCGCAGCATGGGGTGATTCCTTCGACGCCGAAGGTGCGTGTGGCGGCGGAGCGTGCCGAGGCGCGCGCCTTCACCTCGGGTTTGCTCGACAAGGCCAATGGGACGACGAGCGCGCATCCCGCGGGAGTGCACTGA
- a CDS encoding CPBP family intramembrane metalloprotease yields the protein MADSVKGMKSSSGRYPAVRMETSDPDTGRWPAARPGLTALAVVLTLLVSVAMAVLAHLDRAASEGDGGPAIGIVDPQAAMMARLLSAGLDNRQIWDGIARGLPEQTEVWLEGPVAMRLARAILMSLDDRPDLAVSAFASAVEASSKLTTPGDAAPLFRVTAAVLRAGAHEENRGPREIGTHPEEGTESAERANAGLPAPVLADWADPSDDDFTVAARHLGPVLDLARVKALHEGALRPALERRGLITLVGIAVFMGWGCVVILGGFAALLTLGILAVLGKVRSGLGAPRQESTVLLEVFAVYLGVTLAALLLGVLAAFLTKSGESDSTALAFAFAAALGGQVISTVAACGWWFVRGGSWRSLRDALGLTWNSGVWRLLGCGAVSYALGTILLLGGFAVARLIAWLIGDSGVGSPSHPATELAAHGGAGGLFLLFFVGAVMAPVVEEIFFRGALYRGLRDRLGVGRAAVVCGAIGATVVSSFLFAAIHPQGLIFAPVLAGIGAGYCITREWTGSVIPGMIGHALNNGLILLLSVVLLR from the coding sequence ATGGCCGATTCTGTCAAGGGGATGAAGTCCTCATCCGGTCGCTACCCTGCGGTCCGCATGGAGACGAGTGACCCTGACACTGGCCGATGGCCCGCCGCAAGGCCCGGGCTGACCGCCCTTGCGGTCGTGCTGACTCTGCTTGTTTCGGTGGCCATGGCGGTATTGGCCCACCTCGATCGGGCTGCCTCCGAGGGCGACGGGGGCCCTGCGATCGGCATCGTCGATCCCCAGGCCGCCATGATGGCTCGGCTCCTCTCGGCAGGCCTCGACAATCGCCAGATCTGGGATGGCATCGCCAGGGGGCTTCCCGAGCAGACCGAGGTCTGGCTTGAAGGCCCTGTGGCCATGCGACTCGCCCGCGCCATCCTGATGTCCCTTGATGACCGGCCGGATCTTGCGGTCTCGGCCTTCGCGAGCGCAGTTGAGGCGAGTTCGAAACTGACGACGCCTGGTGACGCGGCCCCTCTCTTCCGTGTCACGGCCGCCGTTCTCCGAGCCGGGGCCCACGAAGAGAACCGTGGTCCGCGCGAGATCGGCACGCACCCGGAGGAGGGAACGGAGAGCGCCGAGCGTGCGAACGCAGGGCTTCCTGCGCCAGTGCTCGCCGATTGGGCCGATCCCAGCGACGACGACTTCACTGTGGCGGCACGCCACCTCGGTCCGGTGCTTGACCTCGCGCGTGTGAAGGCGCTTCACGAGGGAGCGCTGCGCCCGGCGCTCGAGCGTCGCGGCCTGATCACGCTGGTCGGCATCGCCGTGTTCATGGGATGGGGATGTGTCGTCATCCTGGGTGGCTTTGCGGCGCTTCTCACTCTGGGCATTCTCGCCGTGCTTGGCAAGGTTCGAAGCGGTCTGGGCGCGCCGCGCCAGGAGAGCACGGTGTTGCTCGAGGTCTTCGCCGTCTATCTGGGAGTCACGCTTGCCGCGCTTCTGCTCGGAGTGCTCGCGGCGTTCCTGACGAAGAGTGGTGAGAGTGACTCGACGGCTCTGGCGTTCGCCTTTGCCGCGGCGCTGGGAGGACAGGTGATCTCGACGGTCGCCGCGTGCGGATGGTGGTTCGTGCGCGGCGGTTCGTGGCGCTCGCTTCGGGACGCGCTTGGCCTGACTTGGAACTCGGGCGTGTGGCGCCTTCTGGGGTGCGGTGCGGTGTCGTATGCCCTTGGAACAATCCTGCTCCTTGGCGGATTTGCCGTCGCTCGCCTCATCGCATGGCTGATCGGCGATTCGGGTGTGGGCAGTCCTTCGCACCCCGCCACCGAACTCGCGGCCCATGGCGGCGCGGGCGGGCTGTTTCTCCTCTTCTTTGTCGGCGCGGTCATGGCGCCCGTGGTCGAAGAGATCTTCTTCCGAGGCGCGCTGTATCGCGGACTTCGCGATCGGCTCGGCGTCGGTCGTGCGGCCGTGGTGTGCGGCGCCATCGGTGCGACGGTGGTTTCGAGCTTCCTCTTCGCGGCCATTCATCCGCAGGGGCTGATCTTCGCGCCGGTCCTCGCGGGGATCGGTGCCGGGTACTGCATCACGCGCGAGTGGACCGGGAGCGTCATCCCGGGCATGATCGGGCACGCCCTCAACAACGGCTTGATTCTGCTGTTGTCGGTGGTGCTGCTGCGGTGA